The proteins below come from a single Indicator indicator isolate 239-I01 chromosome 12, UM_Iind_1.1, whole genome shotgun sequence genomic window:
- the CCNE2 gene encoding G1/S-specific cyclin-E2, with the protein MSRRSRLQAKQQQQPLSCQEESPQELQAPEHLQTRKKRTAEEIKKREDGKIAKKHQYEIKSCWPPTITGGISPCIIIETPHKESVTTDFSRFKKYRFRNLFINPSPLPELNWGNSKDVWLNILKKENRYAHCKHFTSLHSSLQPHMRSILLDWLLEVCEVYALHRETFYLAQDFFDRFMLTQKNINKNMLQLIGITSLFIASKLEEIYAPKIQEFAYVTDGACSEDDIVRMELIMLKALKWELCPVTIVSWLNLYLQVDALKDIPKVLLPQYSQEKFIQIAQLLDLCILDVNSLDFQYRTLAAAALCHYTSIDVVKKASGLDWDSISECVEWMVPFVNVAKKVPVKLKNFKKVAAEDRHNIQTHTNYLDLLEEVNSGVTPTAPGQLSPVSTGGIITPPKSTEKK; encoded by the exons ATGTCAAGGCGCAG CCGTTTGcaagccaagcagcagcagcagccactgtcaTGTCAAGAAGAGTCTCCACAAGAGCTGCAGGCACCAGAACAcctccaaaccagaaaaaagagAACGGCAGAG GAGattaagaaaagagaagatgGGAAAATAGCTAAAAAACATCAATATGAGATTAAG AGCTGTTGGCCACCCACGATAACAGGAGGCATCTCACCTTGCATCATTATTGAAACACCTCACAAAGAATCAGTCACCACTGACTTTTCCAGGTTCAAAAAATACAGGTTCAGAAACCTCTTCATAAATCCATCACCTTTGCCAGAACTCAA CTGGGGAAATTCCAAAGATGTCTGGCTCAACATCCTGAAGAAGGAGAACAGATATGCTCACTGCAAACATTTCACATCCCTCCACTCTAGTCTGCAGCCTCACATGAGATCAATACTGTTAGACTGGCTCTTGGAG GTATGTGAGGTGTATGCACTCCACAGGGAAACCTTCTACCTGGCTCAAGACTTTTTTGATAGATTCATGTTGACACAAAAGAACATTAACAAGAACATGCTTCAGCTCATAGGAATTACCTCATTGTTCATTGCTTCCAAACTGGAG GAAATCTATGCTCCTAAAATACAGGAATTTGCCTATGTGACAGATGGTGCTTGCAGTGAAGATGACATTGTAAGGATGGAGCTCATTATGTTAAAG GCTTTAAAATGGGAACTCTGTCCAGTGACAATCGTCTCTTGGCTGAACCTCTACCTTCAGGTGGATGCTCTGAAGGACATTCCCAAAGTGCTGCTACCTCAGTATTCTCAGGAAAAATTCATTCAGATAGCACAG CTCTTAGACCTGTGTATTCTGGATGTGAATTCTTTGGACTTCCAGTATAGGACAttagctgctgcagccctctgccactATACCTCAATTGACGTAGTTAAGAAAGCTTCAG GTTTAGATTGGGACAGCATTTCAGAGTGTGTAGAATGGATGGTTCCCTTTGTGAATGTGGCAAAAAAAGTCCCTGTGAAGCTGAAGAACTTCAAGAAGGTTGCAGCAGAAGACAGGCATAACATCCAGACCCACACAAATTACTTGGACCTGCTG GAAGAAGTGAACAGTGGAGTAACACCCACTGCCCCAGGTCAGTTATCACCTGTGTCAACAGGAGGAATAATAACCCCTCCCAAAAGtacagagaagaaatga